A window from Cryptomeria japonica chromosome 1, Sugi_1.0, whole genome shotgun sequence encodes these proteins:
- the LOC131028296 gene encoding probable LRR receptor-like serine/threonine-protein kinase At1g67720: MDKYRAMLILTTNVLMFLVIVSAQPGFLSINCGGGNNYTDSVTNLTWSSDVNYIDVGEVANISNSSIPYYLQSLRYFPKPLKKSCYSLPLKINVPYLLRLRFLFGNYNGIQTLPSFNVSLETQGMLIENNHSIRSAETPQFTRESIITSSSGVLYVCLIRISDSSDPFISAIELRSLSGSLYETQVKPGIMLSTLSRYDLAAQSSDVIRYPQDRLDRLWSSDSFMVDLYNNTIIQKAHSNRVVLNQNNVTSFPPTVVMQTAVISKTTINRLRLILSQQNTRTFVVLYFAEVEVLNGSEARNFNVMVNEQTVGYIDYALQKHSIELAFSYNYTQGSEVVISLETIDQPGKSSRGPLINAIEYYRIVESKAETYAGDVNALLSIKRAFGIKGWISDPCFGIEWTGIRCSTDLPVRVLNIDLSERNLSGTLPGQISQMTELRSIFFQNNNLSGTLPLDLCSLTKLQIIRLENNYLTGSIPDCLSQMSNLQQLNLENNNFSGVVPEGLVKNPSLNLSYSGNPYLCLGKDKCQSKRHKVGTFVKSTIGVVVGCSVAMILFSIWRRRHNSKKLRQMENINAEENAAVIVPNPMKSRSFSLEEMMRATKNLSRKIGEGGFGRVYLGKLQDGKDVAVKLLSSSSKQGATEFLNEIDLLSRLNHKNLVSLLGYCNDSKQLMLVYDHMPFGSLKDHLYGSLATSSTLDWKTRLRVALDAAEGIEYLHVSCTPKIIHRDVKSSNILLNSTLRGKVADFGLSKIIGDDSGSHVTTTIKGSVGYLDPEYFHTSKLTERSDVYSFGVVLLEIICGRKPIALERSEEELSLVKWVMLHVEANEESGRHLTDILDKRLRLTENDFKSFYDVLLLSTKCIQSEASKRPTISEIVTQIRGALNSIKPEDTTKKSGESVSPAEYSCSVIHVGR, from the exons ATGGACAAATACAGAGCTATGCTTATCCTCACTACGAATGTCCTCATGTTTCTTGTCATAGTTTCCGCTCAGCCAG GATTTCTGAGCATTAATTGCGGCGGGGGAAATAACTACACTGATTCGGTGACGAATCTAACATGGAGTTCCGATGTTAACTACATAGATGTGGGTGAGGTAGCGAATATTAGTAACTCAAGTATACCATATTACTTGCAGTCATTACGTTACTTTCCAAAGCCTCTGAAAAAGTCTTGCTATAGCTTGCCTTTAAAAATTAATGTCCCTTATCTCTTACGCCTGCGGTTTCTTTTTGGTAATTATAATGGAATCCAAACGCTTCCCAGCTTCAATGTTTCTCTGGAGACACAAGGCATGCTTATTGAGAACAACCATTCCATCCGATCAGCGGAAACCCCTCAATTTACCAGAGAAAGTATCATCACCAGTTCTAGTGGCGTCCTCTATGTTTGCTTGATTCGAATTTCTGACAGCAGTGATCCTTTCATATCTGCGATTGAGTTGAGGAGTCTTTCAGGCAGCCTCTATGAGACTCAGGTAAAGCCTGGAATAATGTTGAGTACACTATCAAGATATGATCTGGCTGCTCAATCATCAGACGTTATCAG GTATCCTCAAGACCGATTGGACCGCTTGTGGAGTTCGGACAGCTTCATGGTTGATCTATACAACAATACTATTATTCAAAAGGCACATTCGAACAGAGTGGTTTTGAATCAGAATAATGTCACCAGCTTTCCTCCTACTGTTGTAATGCAGACAGCTGTAATTTCCAAAACTACTATAAATCGATTGCGTTTAATACTTTCGCAACAGAATACCAGAACTTTTGTTGTGTTATATTTTGCAGAAGTTGAGGTCCTCAACGGTTCAGAGGCAAGAAATTTTAATGTTATGGTAAATGAACAAACAGTTGGCTATATAGACTACGCTTTGCAAAAGCATTCTATTGAGCTAGCATTCTCATACAACTACACACAGGGAAGTGAAGTAGTGATATCTCTTGAAACCATAGACCAACCAGGAAAGTCTAGCCGTGGTCCTCTAATCAACGCTATTGAGTATTACAGAATAGTGGAGAGCAAGGCAGAAACTTATGCAGGAGAtg TGAATGCTCTTTTATCAATTAAAAGAGCTTTTGGTATCAAAGGCTGGATATCGGATCCTTGCTTTGGTATTGAATGGACTGGAATCAGATGCAGTACAGACCTTCCCGTGAGAGTCTTGAATAT TGATTTGTCGGAAAGGAATCTGTCTGGAACCCTACCAGGACAGATCAGCCAAATGACTGAATTGAGAAGCAT TTTTTTTCAGAACAACAATTTGTCAGGAACATTGCCACTAGACTTGTGTAGCTTGACCAAATTGCAGATAAT ACGCCTTGAAAACAACTACTTAACAGGAAGCATCCCAGACTGTCTGTCACAAATGAGTAACTTACAACAACT AAATTTAGAGAACAATAACTTCAGTGGAGTTGTTCCGGAAGGGCTTGTGAAGAATCCTTCATTGAACCTCAG TTATTCCGGCAATCCCTATCTGTGTCTAGGAAAAGATAAGTGCCAGTCTAAGCGTCATAAAGTCGGAACCTTTGTTAAATCAACTATTGGCGTTGTAGTCGGCTGTTCAGTAGCAATGATATTATTCAGTATATGGCGGAGAAGACATAACTCCAAGAAACTAAGGCAAATGGAGAATATAAACGCCGAGGAAA ATGCGGCTGTTATTGTACCAAACCCTATGAAGTCTCGTTCATTTAGTCTAGAGGAGATGATGAGAGCTACAAAGAATTTGAGCCGAAAAATTGGGGAAGGGGGTTTTGGAAGGGTCTATTTGGGCAAATTGCAGGATGGTAAAGATGTTGCCGTAAAGCTTCTTTCGTCCTCATCAAAACAAGGAGCAACAGAGTTCTTGAACGAG ATCGATCTGCTGTCTCGATTGAATCACAAGAACTTGGTCTCGTTGCTTGGTTACTGCAATGACTCCAAACAACTTATGCTTGTTTATGATCATATGCCCTTCGGATCACTTAAAGACCACCTCTATG GTTCCTTGGCCACTTCTTCTACACTGGATTGGAAAACTAGGCTTCGAGTAGCTTTAGATGCAGCAGAAG GAATTGAATACCTGCATGTAAGCTGCACACCGAAAATCATTCACAGAGATGTGAAGAGCTCAAATATCCTGCTGAACTCCACTCTGCGAGGTAAAGTGGCAGATTTTGGCCTTTCAAAAATCATTGGCGATGACAGTGGGTCTCACGTGACCACCACCATAAAAGGATCAGTTGGATATCTAGATCCAGA GTATTTCCATACGAGCAAGTTAACGGAGAGGAGTGACGTGTACAGCTTTGGAGTGGTATTATTGGAGATCATATGTGGCAGAAAACCGATCGCCTTGGAGCGATCAGAAGAAGAACTCAGCcttgtcaaatgg GTGATGCTACATGTGGAAGCGAATGAAGAATCTGGTCGTCATTTGACAGATATCCTTGATAAAAGGCTGCGCCTAACAGAAAATGATTTCAAATCTTTTTATGACGTATTGCTTCTGTCAACAAAATGCATTCAGAGTGAGGCATCCAAAAGACCAACGATAAGTGAGATTGTAACACAGATAAGGGGTGCCCTGAATTCAATCAAACCGGAAGACACCACTAAAAAATCCGGAGAATCTGTCAGCCCTGCAGAGTACAGTTGCAGTGTAATTCATGTTGGTAGGTGA
- the LOC131856711 gene encoding uncharacterized protein LOC131856711, translating into MRVGTLSSEINRGNIKLLPKDGDKTFIRNWRPITLLNVSYKILAKILAIRLVHILPKIVSATQTGFIKGRYILENLITTWEAMDWAKCSHQNVALLLLDFEKSYDRVEWNFIIMMLQSFGFPPYFCNAVQILLSDAFAQVEVNGSLSKPFPLGHSIRQGCPLAPALFVISAEALYYILRDSTLSPEVRGVYLPNNDELINSQFADDTTLFFEISDSNFLNLQTKLNMFCTISGARISQAKSICLGWDDQPPDWLSQYIYQWGGPNKIVRYLGIPYSVDPSLKDMWDWVKAKIMNKLNKWHNRSLSLAGRIQVCQKLLSSYNIYYSSTWMFSNYQILEIQKAIRMFLWSDGKGNRKFHSVNWKWCHTDKTLGGLGLKDLQLQGISLAAKWIFHSLEGSVIFKSIWHAWEHVRVFITNKEFYNDNYLHGERSIWWNLSINDKPQALYQGCSAKSWARSGITQFVDIFGHDKLIPRDDLKCKFNLPDTQKKTYNLILYASKDIPATCQVDSQRHLKCKWPDGIVLDKLKAKYIYRIIDHNEDILMHINNVWYCSFDGKTWNKLLNYIWKSPVEPKIQCLKWLVLLDRLSIKRDNQSSDICNICKLPDTGRHILFDCLFAKEIWRLFGIVYPINVNILQIVIGYINGIIKDANVFWNILSSNILWQIWKCRNEEKDQGKPRDLTECFRKLTFIKIFLQIQTTMIMEKEKLRKFLKDGQATFFLYELKYGYQWRRSLDDLRIFESTCWRLNQVIKRNQISRKEETFMLAQIQERKNIVWMEGPQGWTAWVDTFFDVLH; encoded by the exons ATGAGGGTTGGTACTCTCAGTTCTGAGATTAATAGGGGTAATATTAAGCTTCTTCCTAAGGATGGAGATAAGACTTTTATTAggaattggaggcctattaccctCCTTAATGTGTCTTATAAAATTTTGGCTAAAATTCTTGCTATTAGATTGGTGCACATTCTCCCTAAAATTGTTAGTGCTACTCAAACGGGCTTCATTAAAGGCAGGTATATATTAGAGAATCTTATTACTACCTGGGAAGCCATGGATTGGGCTAAATGCTCTCATCAAAACGTGGCTCTTCTGCTTCTTGACTTCGAAAAATCTTACGATAGGGTCGAGTGGAATTTTATCATTATGATGCTCCAATCTTTTGGCTTTCCTCCCTATTTCTGCAATGCTGTTCAAATTCTCCTCAGCGATGCTTTTGCACAAGTTGAAGTTAATGGTTCTCTTTCTAAACCTTTCCCCCTTGGGCATTCCATCAGGCAAGGATGCCCGTTGGCTCCTGCTCTTTTTGTCATTTCTGCTGAAGCTTTGTATTATATCCTTAGGGATAGCACTCTGTCCCCTGAAGTTAGAGGGGTTTACCTTCCTAACAATGATGAGCTTATAAATagccaatttgctgatgatactacTCTTTTCTTTGAGATCTCTGATAGCAATTTCTTGAATCTACAAACTAAGCTGAACATGTTTTGCACCATTTCTGGTGCTCGTATTTCTCAGGCTAAGTCTATTTGTTTGGGGTGGGATGATCAACCTCCGGATTGGTTATCTCAATATATTTATCAATGGGGAGGTCCTAATAAGATTGTTAGGTATCTCGGTATACCCTACTCGGTTGATCCTTCTCTTAAAGACATGTGGGATTGGGTTAAGGCTAAGATTATGAATAAACTCAATAAATGGCATAATAGATCTTTGTCTCTTGCTGGGAGAATTCAAGTTTGCCAAAAGCTGTTATCttcatataatatttattattcatCAACGTGGATGTTTAGCAATTATCAAATTCTTGAAATTCAAAAGGCTATTAGAATGTTTCTCTGGTCTGATGGCAAAGGTAATAGGAAATTTCATAGTGTTAATTGGAAATGGTGTCATACGGATAAGACCCTGGGAGGGCTAGGGCTTAAAGATCTTCAGCTTCAAGGCATTTCTCTTGCCGCCAAGTGGATTTTTCACTCTCTGGAGG GTTCTGTCATCTTCAAATCCATTTGGCATGCCTGGGAGCATGTCCGGGTTTTTATTACCAATAAGGAGTTCTATAATGATAATTATCTCCATGGTGAAAGGTCCATTTGGTGGAACTTGAGCATAAATGATAAGCCTCAAGCCCTCTACCAAGGTTGCTCTGCTAAGTCTTGGGCTAGATCTGGTATCACTCAATTTGTTGATATTTTTGGACATGATAAGCTTATTCCTAGGGATGAtcttaaatgcaaatttaatttacCTGATACTCAAAAGAAGACTTATAATTTGATTTTATATGCTTCTAAAGATATCCCTGCCACTTGTCAGGTGGACTCTCAAAGACACCTGAAGTGCAAGTGGCCGGATGGTATAGTTTTAGACAAGCTGAAAGCTAAGTATATTTACAGAATTATTGATCATAATGAAGATATCCTTATGCATATTAACAATGTTTGGTATTGTTCTTTTGATGGTAAAACTTGGAATAAGCTGCTGAATTATATTTGGAAAAGCCCTGTTGAGCCCAAGATTCAATGTTTGAAGTGGTTGGTTTTGCTTGATAGACTTTCGATTAAAAGAGATAATCAGTCTTCTGATATTTGTAATATTTGCAAATTGCCTGATACAGGTAGACACATTTTATTTGATTGTCTttttgctaaagaaatatggagACTTTTTGGCATTGTTTATCCTATTAATGTCAACATTCTTCAGATTGTTATTGGTTACATTAATGGCATTATTAAAGATGCTAATGTTTTTTGGAATATTCTTTCCTCTAACATTCTTTGGCAGATCTGGAAATGCAGGAATGAGGAAAAAGATCAAGGTAAGCCAAGAGATCTTACTGAGTGTTTTCGTAAACTCACATTTATCAAAATTTTCTTGCAGATTCAAACCACCATGATAATGGAGAAGGAAAAGCTGAGGAAATTTCTCAAAGATGGTCAAGCCACCTTCTTTTTGTATGAGCTCAAGTATGGTTACCAATGGCGTAGGTCTCTGGATGATTTGAGAATATTTGAAAGCACTTGTTGGAGACTTAACCAGGTGATAAAGCGGAACCAAATTTCCAGGAAGGAGGAGACCTTTATGCTAGCCCAGATCCAGGAGAGGAAGAATATAGTTTGGATGGAAGGCCCACAAGGTTGGACTGCGTGGGTGGATACGTTCTTTGATGTTCTTCACTAG